Proteins from one Haloarchaeobius litoreus genomic window:
- the proS gene encoding proline--tRNA ligase — protein MSGEQELGITESKEYNTGEWYAEVVQKAKLADYAPMGGFIVTRPRGYELWERLQDHLDGWFKETGVTNAYFPLFIPESYLEQEKDIVEGFDPEVAWVTHGGHEELEERLAVRPTSESIITPYISDWVRSHRDLPMRLNQWASVVRWEATETKPFFRTKEFLWQEGHTAHATDEGAWDEVMTRLDQYAQLYEDVLAIPVLRGCKPDHDKFPGADTTTSVEALMPDGKSVQGGTSHHLGQSFAKAYDVTFTDEDEDEQTAYTTSWGLSWRALGALIMTHSDDQGLVLPPALAPEQVVIVPIYNDENKDEVLQYGSEIAAELQEAGVRVHLDDRDERNPGFKFNEWELNGVPVRFEIGGYEVEDEEVTVVHRPDGEEVVEDRADIAEAVDEHLDAVFDKLYAAAEENLVENVRAVEDVNEILGTIGQHGGYVKTPWCGDEACEEAVKEKVHAEIVLVPMDDEDVPEAQLEDGEALELESNECTMCGEPAEEVAYFAKTY, from the coding sequence ATGAGTGGAGAACAGGAGCTCGGCATCACCGAGTCCAAGGAGTACAACACGGGCGAGTGGTACGCGGAGGTCGTCCAGAAGGCGAAGCTGGCGGACTACGCGCCGATGGGCGGGTTCATCGTCACGCGGCCGCGGGGCTACGAGCTGTGGGAGCGTCTGCAGGACCACCTCGACGGCTGGTTCAAGGAGACGGGCGTCACGAACGCCTACTTCCCGCTGTTCATCCCGGAGAGCTACCTGGAGCAGGAGAAGGACATCGTCGAGGGGTTCGACCCGGAGGTCGCGTGGGTGACCCACGGCGGCCACGAGGAGCTGGAGGAGCGCCTCGCGGTCCGGCCGACGAGCGAGTCCATCATCACGCCCTATATCAGTGACTGGGTGCGCAGCCACCGCGACCTGCCGATGCGGCTGAACCAGTGGGCGAGCGTCGTGCGGTGGGAGGCGACGGAGACGAAGCCGTTCTTCCGGACGAAGGAGTTCCTCTGGCAGGAGGGCCACACCGCCCACGCCACCGACGAGGGTGCGTGGGACGAGGTGATGACCAGGCTGGACCAGTACGCACAGCTCTACGAGGACGTGCTGGCGATTCCGGTGCTGCGGGGCTGCAAGCCCGACCACGACAAGTTCCCCGGCGCGGACACGACCACGAGCGTGGAGGCACTGATGCCCGACGGGAAGTCGGTACAGGGCGGTACGTCCCACCACCTCGGCCAGTCGTTCGCGAAGGCGTACGACGTGACGTTCACCGACGAGGACGAGGACGAGCAGACCGCGTACACGACCTCGTGGGGGCTGTCGTGGCGGGCGCTCGGCGCGCTCATCATGACGCACTCGGACGACCAGGGGCTGGTGCTGCCGCCCGCGCTCGCGCCCGAGCAGGTCGTCATCGTCCCCATCTACAACGACGAGAACAAGGACGAGGTGCTCCAGTACGGCAGCGAGATCGCCGCGGAGCTGCAGGAGGCGGGCGTGCGCGTCCACCTCGACGACCGCGACGAGCGCAACCCCGGCTTCAAGTTCAACGAGTGGGAGCTCAACGGCGTTCCCGTCCGGTTCGAGATCGGCGGCTACGAGGTCGAGGACGAGGAAGTGACGGTCGTCCACCGGCCCGACGGCGAGGAGGTCGTCGAGGACCGCGCCGACATCGCCGAGGCCGTCGACGAGCACCTCGACGCGGTGTTCGACAAGCTGTACGCCGCGGCGGAGGAGAACCTCGTCGAGAACGTCCGCGCGGTCGAGGACGTCAACGAGATCCTCGGCACCATCGGCCAGCACGGCGGCTACGTGAAGACGCCGTGGTGTGGCGACGAGGCCTGCGAGGAGGCCGTCAAGGAGAAGGTCCACGCCGAGATCGTCCTCGTCCCGATGGACGACGAGGACGTGCCGGAGGCCCAGCTCGAGGACGGTGAGGCGCTCGAACTGGAGAGCAACGAGTGTACGATGTGTGGCGAGCCGGCCGAAGAGGTCGCGTACTTCGCCAAGACGTACTGA